The sequence GGTATGCGCTACACACATGCTTTTACAACCGCTGGAGTCTGTGCCCCGTGTCGAAGTGGGATAATCACCGGTATGTATCAAACCTCTATTGGTACACAACACATGCGTGGCCATTCGCAGATGCCTGAGGAAATTAAACCCTTTCCTACCTACTTGCGTCAGGCCGGCTATTACTGCACGAATAACAGCAAAGAAGATTACCAGTTTGTGACTCCAAAAGGGAGTTGGGACGAATCCAGTGGCAAAGGTCATTGGCGTAATCGAAAAGATAAGAATCAACCATTCTTTTCTGTCTTTAACTTCACTGGTTGTCACGAGAGTGGTATTGCCGGGACAAAAAAATATTTGGAAGTAACCAAGAATCTGAGCCCTGATCAACGCCAGGACCCGAATGCTTTGACCACTTTTCCACCTTACTACCCGGATACTCCGCTTGCCCGCGAAGATTGGAAGCGAAATTACGAGCTGATCACAGCCATGGATGCTTGGGCAGGAGATCTTATTCAGCAATTGAAGGACGACGGACTTTACGAAAAAACCATTATTTTTTACTGGTCCGATCATGGGGTTGGCCTCCCCCGTGCGAAACGCTGGTTATATGATTCGGGTACGCATATCCCGTTAATTATTCGGATCCCGGAACAATACCGGGTAGACGGGCAGGGGATTCCATCAACTGTGACCGATCGCCTGGTGAGCTCTATTGATTTCGGGGCTACTGTTTTGAATTTGGCCGGGGTGAAACTACCCGGGTATATGCAAGGGAAAGCATTTCTAGGGAACCAGTTGGAGCCTGCGCGGGATTATGTTTACGGGGCAAGGGACAGGATGGATGAACGGTACGACATTATCCGTATGGCGCGTGACCATCGCTATAAATACATTCGTAACTACGAGCCATTGAAAACCTTTTATCAATATATGAATACTCCGGAGCAAGGTGCTACTATGAAAGAGCTCCGCGATGGCCACAACGCGGGAACTTTGAGAGCAGCTGCTGATTACTTTTTCTCACCAACCAAACCGGTCGAAGAACTCTATGATACGAAAGTCGATCCACATGAGTTGAACAACCTCGCGGACAATCCAGCTTATGAGGCAACGCTCAAGCGACTTCGCAAAGCACACCTTGAATGGGTGAAAGAAACACGGGACACCGGATTGCTGGCAGAACCCATCCTTGTCGAACGTGAGAAGTTGGTAGGCCATCGTTACGGCATTCTTCGTCAAACAGCGGACGCTACTTTGTCCGACCGCGTAGCTGATGTAGCTTCTGCTGCTTCCGGGGGGATGGATTCATTGCCTGATTTAAAGGCTGCAATGCGGGATCAGGACGCTGCCGTGCGTTATTGGGGTGCTGTAGGAATCGGCAATATTGGACTTCCCGCCCGTGAGGCAACTTCCTTGATGAAGGAGGGACTAAAAGATGATTCTGCGGTTGTTCGCATCGCATCTGCCAGAGCATTAGGAAGGTTGGGGCACTCTGAACTTGCTCTGCCGATTTTAGTAAAAGAATTGGATGTCGGAGAACAATGGGAGCGACTACACGCTGCGATTGTTTTGGACGAGATGGACGAGCTCGCTTTGTCCGCTTCCGAAGCCATGCATGCCGCACTGATTCCCAGAAAAGAATTGTATGCCAATGGGAAATACGTGGTTCGGGTCATTAATCGGGCCTTGAATCAGCTGGAGGGAACGAGTCGTCAGGTAGATTAATACGGCTGCAATTTGATTTTATATGCGTTTAATATTCTTTATTTTTCTCGGAAGTATTTCTGCGGCCACAGCTGTGACTCTTTATGAGTCGGAGCCTATTAATTATTTTAAATCCGAAGCGGTGGATTCAGTCGCCAACTTTTTTTCAGATGGCGGGGTTGATTGGGAGCGGCGGGGATACTCAGGCTATTTGAACGATTTGCTTGCGACCTTTGATATTCCCAAAGAATCGCAGGTGCTGGTTTATTCTAAAACCAGTTTACAGGTAAGCCACATTCGGCCTGAGAATCCGCGGGCGATTTATTTCAACAAAGACATTTATGTCGGTTGGGTCCCGGGCGCTGAAAAGCTGGAAATCATCGCCTCCAGTCCTACTACTGCCAACAACTTCTATACTATTTCCAATTATACTGATCGCCCCGAATTGAAGCGTGAGAATCACGATTGCCTGAGTTGTCATGGCGGATCTTTCACCCGGGACATTCCTTCGCCTTTGGTCCGCTCGGTGTTTCCCGATAATACGGGGCAGCCAATTTTTAAAGCGGGAACTATGGTTGTGGATCAAACAACGCCATTTAACAACCGGAGAGGAGGGTGGTTTGTCACCGGAGGTCCAAATTCACATCATGGCAACAAAGTGTTTACAGAGACAGATCGAGGCGTGGATTCTGGCCGTCTATTCGATATGGCTAATATCCGGGATAATGGATATTTAATGGAAGGAAGCGACACCGTGGCACTGCTGATTTTGGAACACCAGTCAGAGCTACATCGTCTACTTGCTCATCTGGCAATACAGACCAAGACTGCTCTCTATTCTCAAAAAAAGTTTGACGAATTGTTAGGCCGCACAGAGCGACTTTCCGAATCTACGAAACGACAAATCAAGTCGGTAGCTGATAAGCTATTGAAATATATGTTCTTTAAGGATGAAGCCGAGATCAGTGGTATAGAGCTTGAGGATTCACCTTACGCTGAATACTTCAAAGGCAATGGCCCCAAGGACAGCCGTGGGCGCTCCTTGTATGATTTGAAGATGAATGGCCGCATGTTTACTTACCCTTTCAGTTACATGGTCTATTCAGACGCCTTTAAGAATCTTCCCGATGAAGCCATGGAATATATAAAACAGGAACTGGGTAATATCCTGGATCCAGACAACGAATACGAAAGCTTCGAGCACCTTTCCAAACGCGACAAAATCGCAATTAAGCAAATTCTTAAAGAGACAACAGATTTGTTATAGTGGAAGTTTTTAGACTTTTTCAACCGCCTCCAAGCATCGGAGTATCTGAGTTTTGAAACTGTGCGCCACGGGTTCTTTTAATCCAATTATTCTGTATATATTCGGAGAATGTAGGAGCGGCTTTAGCCGCGAACAACCGAGCAAAAGAATCGCAGCTAAAGCAGCTCCTACACCCTAGTGGAACAACCAGTAAGTTGTTTCCATTCAGGGCTGCTGTGTTCTTAGGAGAGACGGCACCCTCGGCGAGGCCGCCCTACCGCATACGTGCGGCATTGTGTCAAAGGTAGGGACCGTTCGCCGTAGCGGTCCGAACCAGAATTATCCGGAAAAAACTTATTTGAAAGTACCCTAGTCGTACCTATAAAGAGGTTGCGCTCGATCAGGTAATTTCTGCGTTTTTCAAACTTTCCATTCAGTTACCGATCCCGATGCAAGGAGGGTGTTGAAATCGCGGAGATCGCCAGCCACTTCGACAAGCTCAAGGAATACAAGCTGGCTCCTACATTTTGATACGCGAAAGTAGCTGTAGGAGTGACCTTGGTCGCGAATCGAATACCAACGATGTCTGCTGGATTCTTGCGAGCAAAAGAGAAAAGAGCTTGTTCTTGTATTTCAGATACCCAGGTGCTTGCGTCGGGGAGTTTCATCTGCCCTAGTTATAGATCGACTTTTCCCCTACCAACTAACTCCCGACTTTTCGTCGTATTCTTGTTTTAAGGTTTCGTATTCCCGCTGGTTCATCAGCTTTCCTTCAGGATAAAAGCCAGCCTTGAAGGCTGCAATGATGTCCTCTTGTTTGCGGCTGGTAGGATATTCGTTTTTGTAGGTCTGAGACTGGGGAATTTTCCAACGCCTTTTCTTAAACTGATTATTGGGCGTACTTACCTCAAGATCGACATGGACTTTCCAGGCCTTGGTCTCGCCGTAACGATTGTTTTTAGGTGTGACCGTCGGTTCTTCGGGAAGCGAGTAAAGCATTTCCTCTTCGATGGCGTGTATATAAATATTCAATGCAGTTTTTCTAAAAATTAACCGGTGGAATTCTCGGGGAAGAGAACTTGTTCTTAGACTTCGTTTTTCGAAACAATTGCCCGGTCCAGATTCAAGGGAATGAGCTCTGGTGGCTTACTTCCGAAACACGAATGAGGTTTATATGATTAAGTTAGATGCTTATTGAAAAACGCCAAGGTGCGCTCCCAAGCCAGCTCTGCGTTTACCTTATCATACCGTCCGGTAGAATCATTGTGAAACCCATGATTCGCACCCGGATAGACATAGGCTGTGTAATCGTTTCCGTTGGCTTTCAAATCTGCCTCGTATTCCGACCACGTTCCGTTTACCCGATTGTCTAATTCCCCAAATTGTAACAGGAGCGCGCATTTGATATTCTTCCGAATCTCTTTGACCGCCGGAGTGCCGTAGAAAGGGACGCCAGCATTCATTTTATCGGACAGCTCTGCCGCAAGCATATTAACTATATAGCCCCCAAAGCAGAATCCAACTGCGCCTAACTTTCCGGTGCTCGATTCGTGGGATTTGATAAAGTTAGCTGCTGCAATAAAGTCCTGTTCCAATTTTTCCTTATCCATGGAAGCCTGCATGCTTCGGCCTTCATCATCATTTCCCGGATAGCCTCCAAGAGGATGAAGCGCATCGGGTGCAAAAGCAATAAACCCTGCTTTGGCAACGCGCCTTGCAACGTCCTCTACGTATGGGTTTAAACCACGGTTTTCATGAACCACCAGTACAACGGGGGCCTTGCCGCTTAATGCCGCCGGTGTAACCAGGTAGCCTCGTCCTTCCTTATGGCCTTTGGGCGAAGGGAAAGTAGTATATCGAGCCTTGATCGCTTCATCAGTAAAAGAGACCTGTTCTGCGGATGCGTAGTCCGGCATAAGGGCTGGTAAAAGCATAGCCATGGTAAATCCTGATGCTGCCAAAGTAGACAATCGTGCCATAAACGTCCTCCGGTCGATAAAACCATGGGCATACTCATCATACCAATCGAAGGCCTCCTGGGGAATGGGGCGAATTTCAGTTTCAGTTATGGGTTCTAAATTGGACATAGTGTTCTCTCTGTTTAGGGTTGTTTTCGAAGATTGAAGAATGAACGGGTTAACCAGTT comes from Verrucomicrobiota bacterium and encodes:
- a CDS encoding sulfatase-like hydrolase/transferase, with the protein product MKSFSTLIVTFSLMFCQSVNGVERPNILWLSAEDINAHFGCYGDPHAITPFLDKLSTEGMRYTHAFTTAGVCAPCRSGIITGMYQTSIGTQHMRGHSQMPEEIKPFPTYLRQAGYYCTNNSKEDYQFVTPKGSWDESSGKGHWRNRKDKNQPFFSVFNFTGCHESGIAGTKKYLEVTKNLSPDQRQDPNALTTFPPYYPDTPLAREDWKRNYELITAMDAWAGDLIQQLKDDGLYEKTIIFYWSDHGVGLPRAKRWLYDSGTHIPLIIRIPEQYRVDGQGIPSTVTDRLVSSIDFGATVLNLAGVKLPGYMQGKAFLGNQLEPARDYVYGARDRMDERYDIIRMARDHRYKYIRNYEPLKTFYQYMNTPEQGATMKELRDGHNAGTLRAAADYFFSPTKPVEELYDTKVDPHELNNLADNPAYEATLKRLRKAHLEWVKETRDTGLLAEPILVEREKLVGHRYGILRQTADATLSDRVADVASAASGGMDSLPDLKAAMRDQDAAVRYWGAVGIGNIGLPAREATSLMKEGLKDDSAVVRIASARALGRLGHSELALPILVKELDVGEQWERLHAAIVLDEMDELALSASEAMHAALIPRKELYANGKYVVRVINRALNQLEGTSRQVD
- a CDS encoding dienelactone hydrolase family protein, with the translated sequence MSNLEPITETEIRPIPQEAFDWYDEYAHGFIDRRTFMARLSTLAASGFTMAMLLPALMPDYASAEQVSFTDEAIKARYTTFPSPKGHKEGRGYLVTPAALSGKAPVVLVVHENRGLNPYVEDVARRVAKAGFIAFAPDALHPLGGYPGNDDEGRSMQASMDKEKLEQDFIAAANFIKSHESSTGKLGAVGFCFGGYIVNMLAAELSDKMNAGVPFYGTPAVKEIRKNIKCALLLQFGELDNRVNGTWSEYEADLKANGNDYTAYVYPGANHGFHNDSTGRYDKVNAELAWERTLAFFNKHLT